GGAAACGGCAGGGGCTCCGCGGCGGAGAGGAGACCGGCGGTGAAGACGAAACTGGTGAGCAGGGAAAGGCGGGCGGGGGTAAACATGAGAAAAGGTCGTGAGCGAAGGTTACTTGGCGGACGAGAATTTAGCCTTCATCTCGTCGAGATGTTTTTGTTCGGCGGCGGCCACGGCAGGCCAGAGTTTCATGCCGTCGATGCTGTGCGTGCTGTCCACCTGCGGGATCATTTCCTTTTTGGTGGGGACCTGATTGTAGGCGGCATAGACGCCCGTGGGGGGGCAGGTCGTGTCGATGAAACCTTCCCACATGTAAACCTGGGCTTTGACGCGCGAGGCGAAATTGACCGTGTCGAAGTAGCGCGAGGTTTCGAGCACGAGTGGATCGGGGTTTCCATCGACCACGGGAACGACTTTGGGCCAGCCGGCGATACGGCCGACGACCATGCCGGTGTGGTCACACATGGCGGCGTTCATCGCGGTGATGAACGTCACGCGATGATCCAACGCGGCACCAGCCATGGACTGCGCACCGCCCTGACTGCCTCCCTCGATGATGAGCGTGTGCCCATCCCATTCCGGTTGGGAGGCGAGGAAGTCCAGGGCGCGCACCACACGCAGATACATGCCGAGGAAATAATAGGTGTCGCGGGACGAGCTGCCGTCCTTGCGGTAGTTTTTGAGGCTGCCGTTGGCGAGGTCGGCATAATAGGATCCGGGCTGGCCGTTGAGGATGCCATGCGCGTTGATCGACAGAGACAGCACGCCGCGACCAGCCCAACGCGCGGAGGCCAGCAAGTCGCCGCTACGCACGCCAGCGCCGTCAACGTAGAGGCGGGCGGGATGGCCTTTGGGCGTGGTTTTGAGCGGACGCGAATAGTAGCCGGAAACAGGAGCGCCGATGCTGTCGACCTTGAGGTCAAACACCTCGATGCCGGGGCGATCAGCGGGAGCGGGCACCGGTGTCAGCACCGGGTTCATGGGCACGGCGGCGAGGCGTTTTTTTTGAGCATCCCAGAACGCATCGAAATCGGCGGGAGCGGGCATGCTTGGTTTGATTTCAAACGGATCAATGCCGGCGGCGGCGGCAGCGACATACGCAGTCTTGCCATCTTTGAAGGTGACCTGGCATTGCAAGAACCCGGGCTCGCCCAGTGAACCGGTCACGGTGGCGACACCGTCTTTGAGAGTGATGGTGCCCTTCTGGTAAGGCGCCACCGTATCCTTGGAGATCAGGTAATCGACCGCTTGATCGGCGGCGGGTTTCTGCTGATGGAGCAACGTGATTTTGTAGGTGACGGTCTCGCCCTGCTTGTAGATGGCATCGGGGCGTTCGGTTTCCACAGAGAGCACGTAATCGACGGCTTTTTTTCCATCCCACGACGAGGCGGCATCAACGGATGCGACAAAGGAAAGAGGCAGCGCGAAAAAACAAAATGCGCGGTTAAATGCGTTCATAAAACGAAATGGAGGGTTCTCGGAATAACGGACGATTTAAAGCAATGCGTCCGAGGGGGGACGTCATGCAGCCACCTCCGGCAAAGGTGAACAAGGACACGGAGGTTCTATCAATAGAATCACCACGCGGTTTACGCATGTGATGCGCGTTGCCACGGGAGATCCTAGACCACGGCCGGCCGGATGGATTTGCCCTCGACCCACTCGCTCTCGACGAAAAACTGAAAGCGCTTGGGCGGGATGCCGCGTTCATTGCGGTGAAGCATGTCGATGAGGAAATCGACGGCCTTATGCCCGATGAGCAGATCGTTTTGATAAACGCCGGCGAGAGATCCATCGAGCGCAGTGACGCTCAGCGAGGCGGAGCCGCATTGTTTCGGCGTGATCTTCAGCAGGCGAAGAAACTCGGCCACCGTGGGATAAATATAGAGGATGACATCGGGCTTGTGGCGGCGATACCACGCGGCGAACTCCTTGCACTCGGTGGCGATCGTCGTGTCCTCGAGCACCAGCGGCGGAATCCGGTTTTCGGGAAGGAAATCGTGTTGCTCGGAAAGGAATCCGGCGCGGAAATTCTGGTCAGTGCGTTCGTCGGTTTCGCGTGTGGTCACGAAGCCGAGCCGGTGATAACCGCGGGTTCGGAGCATGCGCACGGCCAGGCGCGACGAACTGTATTGCGCGTTGGTGATCAGGTGGAGCCGGGGCCAGCTCAAGGTGAACCCGAAGCAGACCGACGAAAATTCATTCCAATCGAAATCGAGATGGGCGCGGCTGTGCGCCTGAGGCGGAATGAGCAGACCTTTGATATTGCGGGCGCGCAGCACGCTGGAGAGGCGGCTGCCGCCCAGTTCGGAAAAATAAAAGACCTCCAGTTTATAGCCGAGCTCGGTGGCGCGCTCCTCCGCTCCTTTTAAATAATGGGCAAAACCTTGAGGCCCGTGGCTCTTGATAGTGGGCGGACACAACCAGGCCAGCGTCCCCTGATGATGGATACGCTTGGAACGATTCCGGTAAACCGTGAGTGCCGACAGCATCGGGTCGGGCGTGTAGCCCATTTCCATCGCCAAATCCTGGATGCGTCGCCGCGTGGTTTCGGCCAGCCGGGGGTCATCGCGCAACGCCAGTGAAACGGTGGTTATGTGAACACCCGCCTTGAGCGCGATGTCCTGCTGTCTGACGTAGCCGGGGGTAGCCATCGCACTCTGCTAAGCCAGCCGCCGCGGCCAAATCCAAGACAATTTTTCGACACAGCCCGGCCGGAACAAGGTTTCACGTCGGGCGCAGCCGGCCTGCGATAGACATTAAAACCATCCAGAAATTTCTAATGTTAGAAATTTGAGCGGCTTGGAGGGGGCTGATCGCCGCCTTAAGCGTCGGACAACCCCGTCTGTCGCTCCTTTGATATCCCCAACGGAGAATCGATGCACGCAGGTCTATTCTTACCCCATCAGCATATGAAAAAGTTACCCTTCACGCTTACCTCCGCATTATTCCTTCTGGCCGGCGGAGTGCGTGCCCAAAACGTTTGGAACGGCGCTGGCGTCACGGGCGGCACAGCCGGCACAGATTGGACTGCTGCAGCCAACTACACGGCGACGCCCGCGTTCAACGCGACGACCGACTTGAAGTTCTCTACCATCACGAACGCATCGGGCGGCGTGACCTTATCGGCGGGAACGGGCGGCGCGTATGCGGTGAAGGATCTTTATTTCGGCGACACGACGACACTGGGAAGCGGCCAGACCAGCACTCAGGCTATCACGCTGAATGGCAATGGAATTGCTGGGCAGACAATCATCGATCTCGCAGGCAATATTTTCCTGCCCTCGACCAATGCTTCTAAAATCACACTGGGGGCCGATTTGACGCTCAATCTGAGCACCGCCGCCCACCAAATTAATTTCAAGGCCAACAGTAACGTGACCACGGTCAATACCACGGCGCCGGTTCTGGTGGTCAATGCCTTGGTGACGGGTGGTGGAGCAAGTGCGACATTTACCCCGCGGTTTTCCACTTATGGAACCAGCGGCGGCACGGCGGCCATCGTGCTCACCAATAACAACAGCTCGTTTGTCGCGACCCAGAACCGCTTCGACAACTACGTCGGTTTCACGTCGATCGGCAACGTAGGCGGAGGCAACAGCAGCATGGGTAACGCCACGACAACAAGCACGGGCACGATCAGTTTAGGCAATGGCGGCAACTTGAATTATATCGGCACGGGCGACCAATCCACGGATCGCAACCTGGCACTGACGAGCACCAACGCCCTCGGCAATTCGTCCGTGGGCACGACACTCACCTACAATGGCCAAATGACCGCCGGCAACACCGTGATTCTGCGCACCAATGTAATTGGCGGAAGCACACTGGTCATTAACAGCACCTTGGCAGACGGTCCGTCGGCGGCGGCGTTTACGATCAACAAGCAATTTACGACCACTTATTACGACACCACCGGCGCGACAGCCTCCAATGACGGCACCGGCACACTGGTTCTAGGCGGCGACAATACGTTTACAGGAGCAGTCAACATCTCGGCCGGCACCGTGCGGATCACACATGCCAACGGCTTGGGCGGCACCACCGGCGCAACGCTCGTATCAAGCAATGCTACGCTGGATCTTAACGGTCAGACGGTAGGCGCGGAAGCAGTAAGCCTCACCGGCACCGGCGTGGGCAGCGTAGGTGCGTTGAGGAACAGCAGTGCATCGGCTGCCAGCCTGGGCGGCAATGTCACGTTGACAGGCAATACATCAATCGGCGCCACCGGAACCCTGAAGCTTACCGGTGTCATCGGTGAATCCGGGGGCGTTCGCACGCTTACCAAGATTGGCACCGGCGAACTCACGCTCAACGGTATCAATACTTACACCGGCACGACCACGGTGAGCGCCGGCACGCTCGGTGGCATCGGCTCGATCTCCACGGGTGCGGCGACCTTTGCCACCGGCACCACGCTCAATCCCGGCGATGGCGCGACCACCGGCCAGTTCAGTTTCGGCGGTAATCTCGCGCTGAGCAACGACGCGATCTTCAGCGTCTCGCTCAACCAGTCAGCTGGAAATGGCTACGACCGCGTCGCCGTCGCCGGCACGACCAACATCACCGGCTCCATCCTCAGCGTCGGCTTCGGCACCAGCTTCGATTCCACCGCACAGGTCGGCCAGACGTTTAGCATCCTCACGAGCATTGGCACGCTTACCGGTCAGTTTGATCAAGGCACTTCCATCACCGCCACATCGGGCACGGCCACCTATGATTTTGGCATCAGTTATACCGGCAACATCGTGACACTTACCTTGAACAACATCTCGGCGATTCCCGAGCCGTCGACGTGGGCACTCATCGCGGGCGCGGCGTCGATGCTCGCCGTTGTCGCTCGTCGTCGCCGCCACAACTAATCAAAGCGGACTTCGATCCGCTTATTTCACTCACCGCCGCCGGAATTCAAGCCGGCAGCGTTTTACTTGATCACGATGTCGCCACCGTCGGGGAGTGCGTCGAACTGCACTTCGCCGTTTTTAACGGTCTTGGTCTGGCGGACACTTCCCTGAGTGATGGTGACGCGCTTCCACTCCGCCGGCACTGCGACGGCCAGGGTCAGCGGTTGATCGTAGAGAGCCGGGTCACTTTCCGAGGTGAGCGAAAGCCGCAGGATCGTATCCCCCGACTCGATCACGCGCACTTGGGCCGTGCGGCGTTCGGTTTCGTATTTATGATAGGAAAGCGGATCGGTCAGCCACAATTCGCCCGAGCAGGCATCCAGTTTGTCGAGCAGCGCGAGGAAGTAATTGATCGGCGCACTGTGCCAGTCACCCCCGACGCCATGAAACGCCAGATGGCGCATCTCACCCTTCGCAATGGCTCCATCCACCCAATCAATCATTTCGGCGGTTGTCTTGATTGAAAACGGCGGACCGAAAAATGGCGGACGCTCGATCATGTGGTGCTTCGCCAGCACGGCCTGGATTTCGGCTTCGCTGATTTTCCATTGCTCACGCGGAACGCCGGGCCGCGCCCAGTCGCGCAAGCGCACGGCGGGCCGGTGCGGATAAAGCCGGTCGATGACTTCGTTCGCATCGGCAATTTCACTATCAAACTCGGCGACACTTGGCGCGCCGAGATGTTTGAACGTGTGATTGGCGAGTTCGATGAGCGGACTCGCAGCCTCCTTTTCCCACGCGACTTGATGGCTCTTGTAGGGACCATTGCCGGGGTTGATGTAGAACGTCCCGGGAATGCCGCGGTTCTTTAGCGCGGGAATGGCAAACTCCAGGTGGGACGGCGCGCTGTCGTCGAACTCGACCATGAACACGGCGCGCTTCCCGTCTTTCCATTTCAGCACGCTGGCTTTGCCGGCGCCACCGGCGGCGACATTCGCTTTTGAGGCGGCGGTTTTTCGACGGTTTCCGGGGTGCATGGACGGGGCAGACATGAGCCTTGGCCTGAGGTGCCCGGTGCCACGGGTCAATCGATGTGGTTTTCGATCAATAGAACGCCTGTGCCGACGGAGCCGGTGCCAGGCGTCCGTCCACAAAAAGGGGCGCGCTAGTTATGCGCGCCCCGCGTGGCTGACGACGTTGCTTGATTTTGCAGCGTCTTACTTCGCGTGCATTTCGGCGGTGTGCGCCAGCACGAGCTTGCGCATATCGTTCCAGATTTGCGGACCGATGTCGTGGCCGCGATCGGGCCAGGTGATCATTTCCTTTTTTCCACCGAGGTTATTGTAAGCGGCGTAGCTCGCCGTGGGCGGACAGATGATGTCGATGAAGCCTACTTCCATGTGAACGGGAATCTTGATGCGCGCGGCGAAGTTAACGCCGTCATAGTAACGCATCGCTTCGAGAACCTTTGCGTCGGGTTTGCCATCGGCACCGACCGGGATCGCCTTCGGCCAGCCGGCGATGCGACCGGCAACCATTCCCGTGTGATCGGTGAGACCGGGAACATTGGAAACGATGAACGTCACGCGCTGGTCGAGCGCGGCACCGGCCAGCGAAAGGCCGCCGCCCTGGCTGCCGCCGAGGATGATCAGCGTCTTGCCGTCCCACTCCGGTTGCTCGGTCAAAAACTGTAGCGCGCGCAAAACGCGGAAATAAACGCCTTGGAAATAAAAGGTGTCGCGGGATTCGCGTCCGCGTTTGCGGTAGTCGCTCAACTCACCGACGTCCAATGCGCCGTAGTATTCGCGGGTTTCTCCGTTGGCGATGCCGTGCGCATTGATCTCGGCCACGATCATGCCGGCCTTTGCCCAGCCGGCCATCGAATCGAGATTGGCGCTGCGCACGCCGGCGCCCGGCACGAAGAGCACGGCGGGCAGGCTCTTGGGCTTGGCGCCGATCGGGCGTCCGTAAAAACCAGTCGAGGGCGCACCGATGCTGTCCACAACAAAGCTGAAGGTCTCGGCGCCGTCCCGATTGGCCGGAGGCGGAACGGAGGTGAGCTTCGTGTTCATCGGAACCGCCGCGAGGCGCTTTTTCTGAGCAGCCCAAAATGCATCAAAGTCGGCGGGCGCAGGCATGCTGGGTTTGATCGCGGCGAGATCGATGCCGCCGGCGGCCAACGCGCTGATCGCGGGCTTCGCTCCCTTGAAATTCACTTTGCACTGGAGAAAGCCCGGCTCCTTGAGGCTGCCAGTGACGACTCCTCGGCCCGCCTTGAGCGTGAGTTTACCCGTTTGAATGGGAGCCACGCCGTCCTTGGAAATCGTCCATTCGATTTCCTCGGCGTCCGCAGGTTTCTGATTCTGCTGAAGCTCGACGTTGAACGTCACGGTTTCGCCCTGGCGATAAATCGCATCCTTACGGTCGGTCTCGACCGAGAGCACGTAGTCGACGGGCGTCTTACCGTCCCACGACGACGCGGCACGCGCGGATTGGCTGAGCAACAACACTGCGCCCAACAAGGGGACACAAAGAAGGAAGAGATGACTACGCATGCGCGATAAGGCTTGGGCCCTTGGGCCAGGGTTGTGGGGACGAACGAGGTAAACCGACAGAGCCATCATTCAGGAAAAACCCGTGGAAACAAAATCACCATGGTTCTACCAATAGAACACAGCCAAGGCGCTTGTGGTGGTTAAACGGATACCTTTTTCGCCCGCTTCTGGACGTGGAGGGTTTTCCCATCGACCCATTCGCCCTGGATCATGAACTGGAATCGATCCGTCGGGATGCCGCGCTCGTTGCGATGGATCATGTCGATGAGGAAATCCACCGCCTTCCGGCCGATGATCGTGTCGTTTTGATAGATGCCGGCGAGCTGGTCGTTCTTGTTCTTCAGGCTCAGGGACGCCTGTCCGCACGTCTTTGTATCCAGTTTCAGGCGACGCATTAATTCCGGCACGGTCTCGTGCAAAAACATGACGCAATCCGGCCGGTGCTCGTCATACCAACGAGAGAACTCGTCCACTTCACTCTCCATGGAAAGGCACGTCAGCGTGAGGAGTGGCAGCCGGTTCTCCGGTTCGAATTTTCGCTGCTCGGAAAGGAAACCGGCGCTGAAATTCTGGTCAGTGCGCTCGTCACTCTCACGGGCGGTCACAAACCCGATGCGACGATAGCCGTAGTTTTCCCGCAACGCGCGGACCGCGGTGCGAGCCGAGCTGTATTGCGCGTTGCTGATGACGTGGAGCCGCGGCTCGGTGAGCGTGAACCCGAAACAGATCGAGGAGAAATGCTCCCAGTCAAAGTCGAGGTGGACGTGGCTGTTGGTTTGAGGCGGCAGCAGCAAGCCGGTGATGTTGCGGGCTTGAAGCACCTTGGAGAGACGCGGCCCGCCCAGATCGGAAAAATAAAACTCTTCCAACTGATAACCCAGTTCCTTGCAGCGCTCCACCGCGCCTTGGCGATAGGGCATGAAGGAGGAGTGCCGCTCGCCTTTTTGGGTGTGAGGATTGACCCAAGCGAGCGTGCCTTGGTGGTGAACGCGCTTCACGTGATTACGATAAACGGTAAGTGCCGAAAGCATAGGATCGGGCGAGTAACCCATTTCCTTCGCGAGGGCCTGAATACGCTTTCGAGTGGTCTCGGGCAGACGTGGATCGTCGCGCAGGGCGAGTGATACCGTCGTGATGTGCACACCGGCGCGCTCGGCGATATCGCGCTGTCTGACGTGGTTGGGGTTAACCATTGTGCTATAAGTAGAATGGCCGGTCGGAAAAACCAGTTAATTCCAAGGTGAGAGCCCCTCCCCGCGTGAAATCGCTGTCGATCAACCGGCCTGTCCGAGCAAGCGGGCAGTCAGGTGATCGTGAAACGCCGGAAGGTTTTTCCAGCTCATGGCGACGCGCGCGGTGTAGGGCCCTTCGGAATCCCTCACCGTGAAACCATCATCGGTGATGTTGAAGCGGATGATCTCGGTGTTCACGAAGTCTTCGGCGTAGGCGAGATACACCGCGACGCAGTCGAAGAGGACAGTGGAGCGTATCGCGAAATAATCGCAGTGCATCCAGTCAACGCGCGGCGCGAAGACGCAGTAGTTCTCGATCAATGCGCGCAGCGCGGGGTCGCCGGTGGCGCTCCAGATGCGGTGATAGTTTTCTCCGTCGAGCACGGCAAAGTTACAGGTGTCGAGCGGCGTGAGCAGCACATCCAGCCACGGCGCGGCCATGACGGCGCGGAAGGAATCGGGCGCGAGGCGGACGTTGGTCTCGTTACTCGCGGGCAAGCCGCCGGTGTAGCCCACATCGAAGCTGCCGAACATGCCGACGAGGCGGCAACGCGCGGCGATGTGCGGAGCGCGAGCCAGCGCGATCGCGAGATTGGGTGAAGGCGCGATGGCGATGATCGTGACCGGCACCGGCGAATCCTCGATGATCTGGATCATGCGACCGATGCCGTCCTGGGCGATTTCACCGGGATACTTGGCGAGATCGTAGCCCTTGATCCACGGCTCTTGGTTGCGCACATTAGGCGGGGTGGGAATCGAGCTTTCGCCGATACCGAGAGGAATATCGGTCCGGCCGGCAACCTCCATGAAACGAGCGGTGACGGTGCTGCGAAACGTCATGTCGCCGGCCGCCATAAGAATGAGCTTGGGATCCAGTTCGGGGCAACGGAAGAGCTGCGCGAGCGCCCAAGTATCGTCGATGTCGGTGCCGAGATCGGTATCAAGAATGACGGGAATGCGGGACAAGGTTTTCACAAAGATAAGGGAGTCGGGGTCTGCCGTAAGCGCACAAAAAATGCCGGTGGATAAAATCCACCGGCATTGGGACTAACCAGATTTTTGTCGGTTACACGCTCTTAGTTGGACCGACGGCGACGAGTCGCGGCGGCCCCGAGGGCGAGAACGCCAAAGATGGCCGCGTAGGTGGACGGCTCGGGAACGGCGGAGACGGAGAGAATGCCGGCATTGATACCCGAAGTCGCGAAAGTGAAGTCGAGACCGTTGGCGGAGCCGGTCCAGATGCCCGAACCGTTATCGGTCAAAGAAGCGAGATAAGAACCCGTGAGGCTCACGCTGCTAAAATTGCCGGCCAGGGCGCCACCATTGGCGGAGAATAGCGTAAAGCTTTCGCCACCGGTGAGGGATGCGGTGATGTTCAGGCCCAAGGTGCCGGCAAACGTGAGCGTGCCCGTGGTGCTGATCATCGTGCCATAATTAACGCCAGCAAGGCCGGCCCCCGCGATACTGATCCGATTCGAACCATTCATCGTGAAGTTGGCTCCGCTTGCGAGAGTGCCGGAATCCACCGCAGTGCCGCCTGTATAGGTGTTGAGTCCGGAGAGGGTTTGCACGCCGTCACCAATCTTGGTAATGCCTACTTTGGCGGTGACGCCATCCTTGATAATGCCTGCAAAGAGGGCCGTGGCGTTGCCATCACCGAGGGTGAGGGTCGCGGTGCCGCTGCCGGCCGCATTGTTGGTCACAAAGACTTGGGGAGTCGATCCGCTGCCGTTCAGCGAAGTGCCTGTCCCGCTGACAAGTCCATTGATGGTTTCGTTATAGCCGTTGAGATCCAAAGTTCCTGTGCCCGTGGTTGAGCCTGAGAAAATGGTCACATTGCCTTTGCCGGCCCCATTGGTAATGACTTCGGATGCACCCAATTTTACGACAATCGCACCCGTATTGAACGTGGTGGTTGACGACGTGATTCCGGTGTGAATGGCCAAACCTCCGGTAAAGTCGTTGCCCGTGTTGGACAGCGTAACACTACCACCGGCGGCCGAATTGGTGGTCTGGGTGATTTCGAGACCGAAATTACCCGTGATCTTGCCGCTAATGGTGCCTGCGGCGTTGGTGGCTATACGAGTGTCCCCGAGCAGGGTGAGCGTGCCGTGCAAGTCGGCGGCGGCACTAAAACCGATCACGCCGGTAAAGTTGCTCAAGCCAGGTCCTATGCCGCCGACATTGAAGTTATTATTAAAAGTCCCGGAGGCACCCAGAATAGCCCCGCCGGAATAAAGCACATTCACATCCCCCGTGCCGAAAGCGTTTACATTCGCGGCATTCACCTTGCCGGAATTGATGTAGGTGCCGCCGGAATACGTATTGCTGCCGCTCAAGCTCATCACCTGGCCGCCCCCACTGCCGACGCCGTTTGCAACCAGACTAACCTTTCCGGTTCCATTATCTTGGATGGAGGATGAAATGCTGGGTGTGTTGGCTGCATGAATCACAATTTGTCCGTCTACATTGTCAGCGCCGCCTGCAGTCAAAATTCCCCCGCTGATGGTCTGGGCGGTGGTGCCGGTGAAAAGAATGCCGCCTTGGGCTCCCAGGCGCAGCGTATTGCCACTGCCAATACTTACCGTGTAGGCATTGCTGCCGTTCAACTGCAGGCTATTGATATCGGTGACACCGGATGCGGCCATGGTCGATGAGCCGGAAGCCGCCGTGGTGATGGCGACATTGGCGGCTGCATTGCTCGCTATGACTGTTCCGCTTGAAAGTGTGGTGTAGCCTGTAAAAGCAACGACGTTGCCGGTTCCCGTGCCGGCGCTGTTGGTCGCCCATGCCGTGCCGCCCACAGTGGCCCACCCGCCCAAGATACCATTGGTGTTACCCGTGGAGGTCGTGATTGCGCCCGAAGCCGGTAGAGTGAAATTAACCGCACCGCCGGCGTTGGCCGTGATCGCTCCCAGTGCGAGGGTCGCCGATCCGCCTGTTCCGCTCGTCACGGAGATGGCGTTGTTGCCCTGATTCAGTGTCAGGCCGTTAAACGTCTGTGTGTTGGTTGTGCTGGCCGCTCCAGTCACGCTCAGCGTGGCGGTGGGCAATGTCGCGTTAACATTTCCGCTGTTATGAATGGCGGTGGATGGACCGCCCAGAACCAGCTTGCTTGAGGAACTGATGATATTGCTGGTCGGGGCAACGCCGGACCCGAAGTTGAGCACCAGCGAGCCTTGATTAATATTGGTGTCCCCCGTATAGGTGTTGGCGCCTCCCAAGGTGAGACTGGACGCTCCTGTCTTAGTCAGGCTGTTGGTGCCGCCATTGTTGGCGATGATGCCGTTATAGGTCGTGGTGTTGGTGGTCGAGATCGTGCCGCCCGAACCAGCGTTTGCATCGCCCAAGGAGATGCCACGGTTCGCGCTGATCGCAATGTTACCCCTGCTTTGCAGCGTGCCTCCATTAAGAACGATGAGGCCGGGTGTCGCAACTCCAGGAGCCGGAAAGCCCAACTGGCTATCCCCGCTGATGGAAAGCGTGCCGCCATTTACAGTCAGCCCCGTATAACTACTCGTCGCATTGAGCGTCAAAAGTCCCGTGCCGGTTTTGGTCAGTCGGGCGCCGCCGGTGATGCCGCTAGAGAGTGTTAGTGAAGATAACGCAGGCCCGTTGATTTCCCCCACTTGAATGGTCTGATCTCCACTCAAAACCAAAGGTGCGCTGATGGTTTGCAGGAAAAGCGAAGTATTCTTGATGCCGATTCCCGTTCCACTGCTGGCAAGCGTCAGAATCTCAGAAGCCGATCGACCAATGGTGTAGCTCCCACCCGCTCTCAGACCAAAAACCAAGCCATTCGTATTGGAGCCGCCGACGGTGAGGCTGGTGATGTTATCCGAAAGCGATGATCCCGAGCTTCCAAATGAACCAAAAATCAACGTATCACCGTTTGCCGGCACTGCTGACGTGGACCAGTTGGAACCTACATTCCAAAGATTGGACGTGTTACCAAGCCACGTTACATCGGTGGCCGAGGCCTGTTGGGATAAAGCGGCGAGACTCAGTGCTGCGAGCGTGGCGAGGTATTTCGCGTGACGGACTTGGGGATTATGCGGGGCGTTCATTGAGATGAATAAATGTCTGAGAATGAGGGCTGGATATCGCCGCATGCTTAACAGGGAATGGGGTTGCGAACGGGGTGGAGGTAAAAAAGCGGAGCTATCGCTTTGTCGTCATTACTCTGTGGTGAATACCCTAGAATTAAAGCGCGGGGATATTCTTACATTAGAACTAACGTGCTTTATCGGCACGGAGGGTCTTTATCTCAAATGGATTGAAATGAATTACCTGATTTAGGCTTCGAGACGCTGCTGAATCCGTGGAAACAGGGGAAAGCGCGCGCTCCGTGAGATCGCATTCGGTCCACGTGACAGCGGCTACGGTGGCGGAGACGGTGACCGTGGACGCACGGTCCTCGACATTGATCAGGCGAAGAGCCCAACCATTGCCGTCGTCGGCGGGTTTGATGGCGGCGAGTTCGATCGCGGGTGAATCAATAGTGAAACCCGCCATGTTTATCGTATCCAAATTTGGTGACACGACACCCGATGACGCGGAATCGACAATCGCCAGCGGTGTGTTGAGGGCACGCGCCGCGGCGGTGAGTTTGGCGAGATCGGCCGGGCCGGCGTGCGGTTGCAGCGCGTAGGTGAACGTGTGCGCACCGAGGTCGCCGTAGATGGCTGCGGCGGACGTGTCGGCTTTGTCGTCTTTCCCGATGAGCGCGGCCCCCGGATGCGGGACGCTGCGGATCAGGTTCATGTCGATCGTGTGGCCTTTGATGCGGAAGCCGTATTTGCAGTCGTTCAAGAGCGCCACGCCATAGTCGGCTTGCGAGAGATCGACCCACTGCAATGCCGCGACTTCGATCTGCGCATGACGGTGCACGGTATCGTCGAGCGTGGAGCGGCGGATGGAGCCGAAGGGGATTTCGAAGCGGGCTTCGTCGGACTTGATCGCGACGGGGAAACGCACGCGCAACATGTGCGCCGGTTCCTGCCAATCCACCGTAGTCGCGAATACAATCGAATCTGCGCCGGCCAGCAAACGGAGCGTCTGCCGGATCTCGGAATTGCCGATTCGCCACACTTGCTCGAGCTGCGCGCAAGGGCCGTCCACGAGCGCGTGCGCTTCATGCAGCTGCGGACGGCTGACGGGCTGGCGCAGGTAGCCCCACACGTCTTTGTTCGCGTGGTCGGTCTGAAAATCCCAAGCATCGCCGGTGTCGGGAATGATCACGAGGTCGTTGCCAAATTCAC
This portion of the Rariglobus hedericola genome encodes:
- a CDS encoding acetylxylan esterase — encoded protein: MNAFNRAFCFFALPLSFVASVDAASSWDGKKAVDYVLSVETERPDAIYKQGETVTYKITLLHQQKPAADQAVDYLISKDTVAPYQKGTITLKDGVATVTGSLGEPGFLQCQVTFKDGKTAYVAAAAAGIDPFEIKPSMPAPADFDAFWDAQKKRLAAVPMNPVLTPVPAPADRPGIEVFDLKVDSIGAPVSGYYSRPLKTTPKGHPARLYVDGAGVRSGDLLASARWAGRGVLSLSINAHGILNGQPGSYYADLANGSLKNYRKDGSSSRDTYYFLGMYLRVVRALDFLASQPEWDGHTLIIEGGSQGGAQSMAGAALDHRVTFITAMNAAMCDHTGMVVGRIAGWPKVVPVVDGNPDPLVLETSRYFDTVNFASRVKAQVYMWEGFIDTTCPPTGVYAAYNQVPTKKEMIPQVDSTHSIDGMKLWPAVAAAEQKHLDEMKAKFSSAK
- a CDS encoding LacI family DNA-binding transcriptional regulator, whose protein sequence is MATPGYVRQQDIALKAGVHITTVSLALRDDPRLAETTRRRIQDLAMEMGYTPDPMLSALTVYRNRSKRIHHQGTLAWLCPPTIKSHGPQGFAHYLKGAEERATELGYKLEVFYFSELGGSRLSSVLRARNIKGLLIPPQAHSRAHLDFDWNEFSSVCFGFTLSWPRLHLITNAQYSSSRLAVRMLRTRGYHRLGFVTTRETDERTDQNFRAGFLSEQHDFLPENRIPPLVLEDTTIATECKEFAAWYRRHKPDVILYIYPTVAEFLRLLKITPKQCGSASLSVTALDGSLAGVYQNDLLIGHKAVDFLIDMLHRNERGIPPKRFQFFVESEWVEGKSIRPAVV
- a CDS encoding beta strand repeat-containing protein, with amino-acid sequence MKKLPFTLTSALFLLAGGVRAQNVWNGAGVTGGTAGTDWTAAANYTATPAFNATTDLKFSTITNASGGVTLSAGTGGAYAVKDLYFGDTTTLGSGQTSTQAITLNGNGIAGQTIIDLAGNIFLPSTNASKITLGADLTLNLSTAAHQINFKANSNVTTVNTTAPVLVVNALVTGGGASATFTPRFSTYGTSGGTAAIVLTNNNSSFVATQNRFDNYVGFTSIGNVGGGNSSMGNATTTSTGTISLGNGGNLNYIGTGDQSTDRNLALTSTNALGNSSVGTTLTYNGQMTAGNTVILRTNVIGGSTLVINSTLADGPSAAAFTINKQFTTTYYDTTGATASNDGTGTLVLGGDNTFTGAVNISAGTVRITHANGLGGTTGATLVSSNATLDLNGQTVGAEAVSLTGTGVGSVGALRNSSASAASLGGNVTLTGNTSIGATGTLKLTGVIGESGGVRTLTKIGTGELTLNGINTYTGTTTVSAGTLGGIGSISTGAATFATGTTLNPGDGATTGQFSFGGNLALSNDAIFSVSLNQSAGNGYDRVAVAGTTNITGSILSVGFGTSFDSTAQVGQTFSILTSIGTLTGQFDQGTSITATSGTATYDFGISYTGNIVTLTLNNISAIPEPSTWALIAGAASMLAVVARRRRHN
- a CDS encoding polysaccharide deacetylase family protein, encoding MSAPSMHPGNRRKTAASKANVAAGGAGKASVLKWKDGKRAVFMVEFDDSAPSHLEFAIPALKNRGIPGTFYINPGNGPYKSHQVAWEKEAASPLIELANHTFKHLGAPSVAEFDSEIADANEVIDRLYPHRPAVRLRDWARPGVPREQWKISEAEIQAVLAKHHMIERPPFFGPPFSIKTTAEMIDWVDGAIAKGEMRHLAFHGVGGDWHSAPINYFLALLDKLDACSGELWLTDPLSYHKYETERRTAQVRVIESGDTILRLSLTSESDPALYDQPLTLAVAVPAEWKRVTITQGSVRQTKTVKNGEVQFDALPDGGDIVIK